One Verrucomicrobiota bacterium genomic window, GATTTTGCAGATCGAGCTTTTTTCGCGGGATTGGCCTTTGCCGAAGGCGCCGCCTTTTTCGCCTCGGCTGCCGTAGCGCGAGGGGGAAATGGGGCAAGCAGCAGTGAGCAAACCGCGAGGAGGAGAATAATCTTCGTCTTCATTTCGGGATAAGCATGGGCTTTTGTGCGGAGGCTTCTTAACACGACTGAACCGCTCATGCACGTGAAACCTTGGGAACCTGGGAACCAAAGCGGCGAATCACTTTGACGCTGCGCCTGCCTCATCCTATAGATTCTGTTAACTGATCCACCAGAATCAACGCACCGAGCAACGCCTATGAAATCTCCAGCTTCAACCTCTTTTCCCACCCGCGGTTTCACCTTGATCGAGTTGTTGGTCGTCATCGCGATCATTGCCATTCTGGCGGGAATGCTCTTGCCCGCGCTGGCCAAAGCCAAGACCAAGGCCCAGGGCATCCATTGCTTGAACAATTTGAAACAATTGCAGTTGGCGTGGAATACCTACGCGCACGATCACGATGATTTCATCCCGGGGAATAACTGGTCGGAACAAGCCAATCGCCAGCCTGGCAACTGGGCCGCCGGCTGGCTCGATCCGCGCCAGGCCAACAATCGGGACAATACGAACATCCTCCTGCTGATCGACGAGAAGTACGCATCGCTCGGTCCTTATACCCGAACGCCGGGCGTGTATCGCTGCATTGCCAGCAAGATCATGTCGCGCCAGGGCGATGGACGTTATCCGGTCGTGCGGACCGTCTCGATGAGCTGCTGGATGGGATGGAAGAATTCAGGGGAGTGGACCCAGGGCTATAAGGTGTTCCGCAAGACCACCGAAATGACCGAGCCGGGACCGAGTCAAACGCTCGTGTTCATCGACGAGCGCGACGACAGCATTGACGACGCTTACTTCGCCATCGATATGGCCATGGGTTCGGCCGCAATCATGGTGAACTTCCCGGCGAGCTATCACAACGGCGCCGGCGGAACTACCTTCGCCGACGGCCACGCCGAAATCCACAAATGGATCGACCCTCGAACCAAGCCAGCGCAACAAATGGGAGAGCAGAAAACCAAGAAGGAGTTCACGACCACCAAGGACAATCGCGACCTGCTCTGGCTGCAAGAACACGCCACGTATAGATACAGAAGGTAGCCTTTTTCGCCTTTCGCCCCATGCGTTCGAGGCGTGTACGGGGTGTGGATTTGACAGCCAGGTTTGGTCCTGACAATGCTGGCGTCATGAAAACAGAAACGCTCAATGTTTCGGTTCCGAAAGAGTTGGCGGAATTC contains:
- a CDS encoding type II secretion system protein; translation: MKSPASTSFPTRGFTLIELLVVIAIIAILAGMLLPALAKAKTKAQGIHCLNNLKQLQLAWNTYAHDHDDFIPGNNWSEQANRQPGNWAAGWLDPRQANNRDNTNILLLIDEKYASLGPYTRTPGVYRCIASKIMSRQGDGRYPVVRTVSMSCWMGWKNSGEWTQGYKVFRKTTEMTEPGPSQTLVFIDERDDSIDDAYFAIDMAMGSAAIMVNFPASYHNGAGGTTFADGHAEIHKWIDPRTKPAQQMGEQKTKKEFTTTKDNRDLLWLQEHATYRYRR